The following coding sequences are from one Streptomyces dengpaensis window:
- a CDS encoding sigma-70 family RNA polymerase sigma factor, translating to MRKDSAVADERRPRARHRVNPSSSSSGEPDEELMRALYREHAGPLLAYVLRLVAGDRQRAEDVVQETLIRAWKNAGQLNRATGSVRPWLVTVARRIVIDGHRSRQARPQEVDPSPLEVIPAEDEIDKALWLMTLSDALDDLTPAHREVLVETYFKGRTVNEAAETLGIPSGTVRSRVFYALRSMKLALEERGVTA from the coding sequence GTGCGCAAGGATTCCGCCGTGGCTGATGAACGAAGGCCAAGGGCCCGACATCGCGTGAATCCGTCCTCCTCCTCGTCCGGTGAACCGGACGAGGAACTCATGCGTGCGCTGTACCGGGAACATGCGGGACCGCTCCTCGCATATGTGCTGCGGCTGGTCGCGGGGGACCGGCAGCGCGCGGAGGACGTCGTGCAGGAAACGCTCATCCGTGCCTGGAAGAACGCCGGTCAGCTCAATCGGGCGACCGGTTCGGTACGCCCCTGGCTGGTGACGGTCGCCCGGCGCATCGTCATCGACGGCCACCGCAGCCGGCAGGCCCGGCCGCAGGAGGTCGACCCGTCGCCGCTGGAGGTCATCCCCGCGGAGGACGAGATCGACAAGGCGTTGTGGCTGATGACACTGTCGGACGCGCTGGACGACCTGACCCCTGCTCACAGGGAGGTCCTGGTCGAAACCTACTTCAAGGGGCGTACGGTCAATGAGGCTGCCGAGACCCTCGGCATACCCAGCGGCACTGTGCGCTCACGGGTGTTCTACGCCCTGCGGTCGATGAAGCTGGCGCTGGAGGAGCGGGGGGTGACGGCATGA
- a CDS encoding CGNR zinc finger domain-containing protein, producing MATATASASASYELRFDSGRICLDLTATTHPEERLDSAARLRAWIAASGLVPAGTPLAAVDATWLLAFCELRGHIAQLVRGELDARPAEAALARVNAVALGTPPAPWAVRADDGSLHRRLRTPPGCAELLSVVARDALDLLTDPVARASLRQCEGDNCPIVYLDTSRGRRRRWCSSEVCGNRERVARHRRRAALARA from the coding sequence ATGGCCACGGCCACGGCCTCGGCCTCGGCCTCGTACGAGCTGCGGTTCGACTCCGGGCGGATCTGCCTGGACCTGACGGCGACCACCCACCCCGAGGAACGGCTCGACTCGGCCGCCCGGCTGCGCGCCTGGATCGCCGCGTCGGGACTCGTACCCGCGGGGACACCGCTCGCGGCGGTCGACGCGACGTGGCTGCTCGCCTTCTGTGAACTGCGCGGACACATCGCGCAGTTGGTGCGGGGCGAACTGGACGCGCGCCCCGCCGAAGCGGCCCTCGCGCGCGTCAACGCGGTCGCGCTGGGCACTCCGCCCGCCCCCTGGGCCGTACGCGCGGACGACGGTTCCCTGCACCGCAGGCTGCGCACCCCGCCCGGCTGCGCCGAACTGCTCTCCGTCGTCGCCCGGGACGCCCTCGACCTGCTCACCGATCCCGTGGCGCGGGCGAGCCTGCGGCAGTGCGAGGGGGACAACTGCCCGATCGTCTATCTCGACACCTCCCGGGGCAGGCGCCGACGGTGGTGTTCCAGCGAGGTGTGCGGCAATCGTGAGCGGGTGGCCCGGCACCGCCGCCGGGCGGCCCTCGCGCGCGCCTGA
- a CDS encoding RHS repeat-associated core domain-containing protein: MGRPTRVRQPDGGVLTVDYNEHALPIRVTQPDGAVWEHTYDERGNPVRLSHRNGALTHFAYDERGNLSAVTDASGATTQVRCSPAGLRVETVSALGDRTTRAYDPFGRLSTSTDPLGHTTRLWWTVEGGIARVLGPDGSEETWAYDGEGNCTAHTDPGGARTTFEYTYFDLLRSQTGPDGSRHEFAYDASLRLTQVTNPLGLTWLYTYDGAGRLTTETDFDNQRITYERDATGQLVRRVNPAGQSVRYAYDAMGRLLTKTADGEVTSYAYDPVGRLIRASSVGCDLEWDRDLGGRITAERINGRTLASAYDALGRRVERVTPSGARAHYEYDTVGRTTSLRTSGHTVDFTRDAAGQEIGRLIGDSLSLAQTWDAAGRPLEQLVTAAGNQIQQRSYGYRTDQYLVRVEDALDGAMSLELDAVGRVSRIQGHSQTESYSYDEAGQVTSAAWPGHRIAKEAEGDRLLSGIRLDRAGSTRYEYDSAGRVVVRRKTRLSRKSDVWRYSWDPEDRLTSVITPEGTVWRYLYDPLGRRISKQRLGDDGRTVVERTDFTWDGPTLAEQTTIAPGLPHPVTLTWDHQGHRPIAQTERLTATGTQEEIDSRFFAIVTDLIGTPTELVDEQGSVAWRARRTVWGLTAWPKESQAYTPLRFPGQYHDPETGLHYNYQRYYDPETARYTSLDPLGLAPAPDPYGYVTNPLRQFDPFGLMSCDDTVVLYHGSRNWTGNQFSLSHSDDLQRDYTPDMGVYLTDDFNRAATGYATPEGTVVRVEVPRSFAESVYRTHGGPAGREPEYYVNTQEGVDILNAGSPRALPQRDAIIQHMMGQF; encoded by the coding sequence TTGGGGCGGCCGACCAGAGTCCGCCAGCCGGACGGCGGCGTGCTCACGGTGGACTACAACGAGCACGCTCTGCCGATCCGTGTCACGCAGCCGGACGGAGCCGTCTGGGAGCACACCTACGACGAGCGGGGAAATCCCGTCCGCCTGTCCCACCGGAACGGTGCGCTCACCCACTTCGCGTACGACGAGCGGGGCAACCTCAGCGCCGTCACCGACGCCAGCGGGGCAACCACCCAGGTGCGGTGCAGCCCCGCCGGCCTGCGTGTCGAGACCGTCAGCGCGCTGGGCGACCGCACGACCCGCGCCTACGATCCGTTCGGCCGACTCAGCACGAGCACGGATCCTCTGGGGCACACGACGCGACTGTGGTGGACGGTCGAGGGCGGGATCGCCCGAGTTCTCGGTCCCGACGGCTCCGAAGAGACATGGGCCTACGACGGCGAGGGAAACTGCACTGCCCACACGGACCCGGGTGGCGCGCGCACGACCTTCGAGTACACGTACTTCGACCTACTGAGGTCCCAGACCGGGCCCGACGGCAGCCGCCATGAATTCGCGTACGACGCCTCGCTCAGGCTTACCCAGGTGACCAACCCCCTTGGTCTCACCTGGCTTTACACGTACGACGGCGCGGGCCGCCTCACAACCGAGACCGACTTCGACAACCAGCGGATCACCTATGAACGCGATGCGACGGGTCAGCTCGTACGGCGGGTCAACCCGGCGGGGCAGAGCGTCCGTTACGCCTATGACGCCATGGGACGGCTGCTTACCAAAACGGCGGACGGTGAGGTCACCTCGTACGCGTACGACCCGGTGGGCCGACTCATCCGCGCATCGAGCGTCGGCTGCGACCTGGAATGGGACCGCGACCTCGGCGGACGGATCACGGCCGAACGGATCAACGGGCGCACACTGGCCTCGGCCTATGACGCGCTGGGGCGGCGCGTGGAGCGCGTCACTCCGTCAGGGGCCCGGGCGCACTATGAGTACGACACCGTCGGGCGCACCACGTCTCTCCGCACCTCGGGCCACACCGTCGACTTCACCCGTGATGCGGCAGGACAGGAGATCGGCCGTCTGATCGGCGACTCCTTGTCACTCGCCCAGACTTGGGACGCCGCCGGTCGTCCGCTGGAACAGCTCGTGACAGCGGCTGGGAACCAGATCCAGCAACGCTCGTACGGCTACCGCACGGATCAGTACCTCGTCCGGGTCGAGGATGCTCTCGACGGTGCGATGAGCCTCGAGCTCGATGCCGTGGGGCGCGTGTCCCGGATCCAGGGGCACTCCCAGACTGAGAGCTACTCCTACGACGAGGCCGGTCAGGTGACGTCTGCCGCCTGGCCCGGCCACCGGATAGCCAAGGAGGCGGAAGGGGACCGGCTGCTGTCGGGGATCCGGCTGGACCGTGCCGGCTCGACGCGCTACGAGTACGACTCGGCGGGACGGGTCGTCGTACGCCGCAAAACGCGTCTCTCACGGAAATCCGACGTATGGCGGTACTCGTGGGATCCCGAGGACCGTCTGACGTCCGTGATCACACCGGAGGGCACGGTCTGGCGTTATCTGTACGATCCGCTCGGCCGCAGGATCTCCAAGCAGCGCCTTGGCGACGACGGCCGCACGGTCGTGGAACGGACCGACTTCACCTGGGACGGACCGACCCTCGCCGAGCAGACCACTATCGCGCCCGGGCTTCCGCATCCCGTCACCCTGACCTGGGATCACCAGGGGCATCGGCCCATCGCCCAGACCGAACGCCTCACGGCCACGGGCACACAGGAGGAGATCGACTCCCGATTTTTCGCCATCGTCACCGACCTGATCGGTACGCCCACCGAACTGGTGGACGAGCAGGGCTCCGTGGCATGGCGCGCGCGGCGGACGGTCTGGGGACTCACCGCTTGGCCCAAAGAGAGTCAGGCCTACACACCTCTGCGCTTCCCCGGCCAGTATCACGACCCGGAGACCGGCCTCCACTACAACTATCAGCGCTACTACGACCCTGAAACGGCGCGTTACACCTCACTCGACCCACTCGGCCTGGCGCCCGCTCCCGACCCTTACGGATACGTCACCAACCCGCTGCGGCAGTTCGACCCCTTCGGACTCATGTCCTGCGACGACACGGTGGTCCTCTACCATGGCTCGCGCAACTGGACCGGCAATCAATTCTCCTTGAGTCATTCCGATGACCTCCAGCGGGATTACACCCCGGACATGGGCGTGTATCTGACAGATGACTTCAACAGGGCTGCAACCGGATACGCCACTCCCGAAGGAACGGTCGTCCGAGTTGAAGTTCCCAGATCGTTCGCTGAATCCGTGTATCGAACACATGGTGGCCCGGCCGGAAGGGAGCCCGAATATTATGTCAACACCCAGGAAGGGGTGGATATCCTGAATGCCGGCTCCCCTCGTGCGCTTCCCCAGCGCGACGCAATCATCCAACACATGATGGGTCAGTTCTAG
- a CDS encoding zf-HC2 domain-containing protein — MQGPRGQQNPGDNIHETVGAYALGILDDAEATAFEAHLATCEWCGQQLDGLAGMEPMLAALADLPASQGSPAVAESLSARPSPRLAERLVDEVAERRARKRRRGMYLVAAAAALIIGGPLTVMAVNGGDDGATTPQAHATSPAKAAFDILADKREATDPKTQVNAVVALEEKAWGTHGVLQLKNVKGPLKCSLIAVGKNGERETVTSWSVPEWGYGIANAKTEQAKNPLYVHGGAAFKPNEIDHFEVKSFDGKLLVRVDA; from the coding sequence ATGCAGGGTCCACGGGGTCAGCAGAACCCTGGTGACAACATCCACGAGACCGTCGGCGCCTACGCCCTCGGCATTCTCGACGACGCGGAGGCGACCGCCTTCGAGGCGCACCTCGCCACCTGCGAGTGGTGCGGCCAGCAGCTCGACGGGCTCGCGGGCATGGAACCGATGCTCGCCGCGCTCGCGGATCTGCCCGCCTCGCAGGGCAGCCCGGCGGTCGCCGAGTCCCTGTCCGCCCGCCCGAGCCCGCGGCTCGCGGAGCGGCTGGTCGACGAGGTGGCCGAGCGGCGCGCCAGGAAGCGCCGGCGCGGGATGTACCTGGTGGCGGCCGCGGCAGCACTGATCATCGGTGGTCCGCTGACGGTGATGGCGGTCAACGGCGGCGACGACGGCGCCACGACGCCCCAGGCGCACGCCACCAGCCCCGCCAAGGCCGCCTTCGACATCCTGGCCGACAAGCGCGAGGCCACGGACCCGAAGACCCAGGTCAACGCTGTTGTCGCCCTCGAGGAGAAGGCCTGGGGCACCCACGGCGTCCTCCAGCTCAAGAACGTCAAGGGCCCGCTCAAGTGCTCCCTGATCGCCGTCGGCAAGAACGGCGAGCGCGAGACGGTGACCTCGTGGTCGGTTCCGGAGTGGGGTTACGGCATTGCGAACGCCAAGACGGAGCAGGCGAAGAACCCGCTCTACGTGCACGGCGGCGCGGCCTTCAAGCCCAACGAGATCGACCACTTCGAGGTCAAGTCCTTCGACGGGAAGCTCCTCGTCAGGGTGGACGCGTGA
- a CDS encoding uroporphyrinogen-III synthase, protein MYDERQRPDHDHGPLAGFTVGVTAARRADELGALLQRRGASVVHAPALRIVPLADDSELLTATKELIDQVPDVVVATTAIGFRGWVEAADGWGLGEDLLARLRGVELLARGPKVKGAIRAAGLTEEWSPSSESMAEVLDRLLEEGVDGRRIAVQLHGEPLPGFVESLRAAGAEVVPVPVYRWMPPEDIGPVDRLLDAAVTRGLDALTFTSAPAAASLLSRAEDRGLLPELLAALHHDVLPACVGPVTALPLQAKGIDTVQPGRFRLGPLVQLLCQELPGRARALPIAGHRVEIRGHAVMVDGALRPVPPAGMALLRALSRRPGWVVARAELLRALPGAGRDEHAVETAMARLRTALGAPKLIQTVVKRGYRLALDPAADSKYADA, encoded by the coding sequence ATGTACGACGAACGACAGCGACCAGACCACGACCACGGCCCCCTCGCCGGATTCACCGTCGGCGTGACGGCAGCCCGCCGTGCCGACGAGCTCGGCGCGCTGCTCCAGCGGCGCGGCGCCTCCGTGGTGCACGCGCCCGCCCTGCGCATCGTGCCGCTCGCCGACGACAGCGAACTGCTCACCGCCACCAAGGAGTTGATCGACCAGGTCCCGGACGTGGTGGTCGCCACCACCGCGATCGGGTTCCGGGGCTGGGTCGAGGCCGCCGACGGATGGGGGCTCGGCGAGGACCTGCTCGCGCGGCTGCGGGGGGTCGAACTGCTCGCCCGCGGGCCCAAGGTCAAGGGCGCCATACGGGCCGCCGGGCTGACGGAGGAGTGGTCGCCGTCCTCCGAGTCCATGGCCGAGGTGCTCGACCGGCTGCTGGAGGAAGGGGTCGACGGGCGCCGTATCGCCGTACAACTGCACGGCGAGCCGCTGCCCGGGTTCGTGGAGTCGCTGCGGGCCGCGGGCGCCGAAGTGGTACCCGTGCCGGTGTACCGGTGGATGCCGCCGGAGGACATCGGGCCCGTCGACCGGCTGCTCGACGCGGCCGTCACCCGCGGCCTGGACGCGCTCACCTTCACCAGCGCGCCGGCCGCCGCATCCCTGCTGTCCCGGGCGGAGGACCGCGGGCTGCTCCCGGAACTCCTCGCCGCCCTCCACCACGACGTGCTGCCCGCCTGCGTCGGCCCGGTCACCGCGCTGCCGCTGCAGGCCAAGGGCATCGACACCGTCCAGCCCGGGCGCTTCCGGCTCGGCCCCCTCGTACAGCTGCTGTGTCAGGAACTGCCTGGGCGGGCGCGGGCGTTGCCCATCGCCGGGCACCGGGTGGAGATCCGCGGGCACGCGGTGATGGTGGACGGGGCGCTGCGGCCCGTACCTCCCGCCGGGATGGCGCTGCTGCGGGCCCTGTCGCGGCGGCCCGGCTGGGTGGTGGCCCGGGCCGAACTGCTGCGCGCGCTGCCGGGAGCCGGCCGGGACGAGCACGCCGTCGAGACGGCGATGGCCAGGCTGCGTACGGCACTGGGCGCACCCAAGCTCATCCAGACCGTCGTCAAGCGCGGCTACCGGCTCGCCCTCGACCCGGCCGCGGACTCCAAGTACGCCGACGCGTGA
- a CDS encoding nitrate/nitrite transporter, with amino-acid sequence MTAPSTAPAPSRGGRWIEHWDPEDEAFWNETGEKVARRNLAFSVLSEHIGFSIWTLWSVMVLFMGPEYGLTPADKFVIVSMATLVGAIVRVPYTFAVAVFGGRNWTIVSASLLLLPTIAAFVVMEPGTSFTTFLLCAMLAGIGGGNFASSMTNINAFFPLRKKGWALGLNAGGGNIGVPVVQLVGLAVIGASAGPRVLLGIYIPFIVVAAVLAAVCMDNISSVKNDTGAAKEAVRDPHTWIMSFLYIGTFGSFIGYSFAFGLVLQTQFGRTPLQAAYVTFIGPLLGSLIRPVGGWLADRYGGAKITLWNFVGMAVATGIIVIASMRESLPLFTTAFIVLFVLTGLGNGSTYKMIPGIFQAKAVAKGLTGEEAAGYGRRLSGASMGLIGAVGALGGLGINLAFRQSFLSVGSGTGAFVAFLAFYGVCFVVTWAVYLRRPAAAPQATAAASEAKPQLSYAEV; translated from the coding sequence ATGACAGCCCCGAGCACAGCCCCCGCACCGAGCAGGGGAGGCCGCTGGATCGAGCACTGGGATCCGGAGGACGAGGCCTTCTGGAACGAGACCGGTGAGAAGGTCGCCCGGCGGAATCTGGCCTTCTCCGTGCTCTCCGAGCACATCGGGTTCTCGATCTGGACCCTGTGGTCCGTGATGGTGCTCTTCATGGGCCCGGAGTACGGGCTCACCCCGGCCGACAAGTTCGTCATCGTCTCGATGGCGACCCTCGTCGGCGCCATCGTGCGCGTCCCGTACACCTTCGCCGTCGCGGTCTTCGGTGGCCGGAACTGGACGATCGTGTCCGCGTCGCTGCTCCTGCTCCCGACGATCGCGGCGTTCGTGGTCATGGAGCCGGGGACGTCCTTCACCACGTTCCTGCTGTGCGCCATGCTCGCCGGTATCGGAGGCGGAAACTTCGCCTCCTCCATGACCAACATCAACGCCTTCTTCCCCCTCCGTAAGAAGGGCTGGGCCCTCGGCCTCAACGCCGGCGGAGGCAACATCGGCGTCCCCGTCGTGCAGCTCGTCGGCCTCGCCGTCATCGGCGCGAGCGCCGGGCCGCGCGTGCTGCTCGGGATCTACATCCCCTTCATCGTCGTCGCCGCCGTCCTCGCCGCCGTCTGCATGGACAACATCTCGTCCGTGAAGAACGACACCGGCGCCGCCAAGGAGGCCGTCCGCGACCCCCACACCTGGATCATGTCCTTCCTCTACATCGGGACGTTCGGGTCGTTCATCGGCTACAGCTTCGCGTTCGGGCTCGTGCTCCAGACACAGTTCGGGCGTACGCCGCTGCAGGCCGCGTACGTCACCTTCATCGGCCCGCTGCTCGGCTCCCTGATCCGTCCCGTGGGCGGCTGGCTCGCCGACCGCTACGGCGGCGCGAAGATCACGCTGTGGAACTTCGTCGGCATGGCCGTCGCCACCGGCATCATCGTGATCGCCTCGATGCGGGAGTCGCTGCCGCTGTTCACCACCGCGTTCATCGTGCTGTTCGTGCTCACCGGCCTCGGCAACGGGTCGACGTACAAGATGATCCCCGGCATCTTCCAGGCCAAGGCCGTCGCCAAGGGGCTGACCGGTGAGGAGGCCGCCGGATACGGGCGACGGCTGTCCGGTGCCTCCATGGGGCTCATCGGGGCGGTGGGCGCGCTCGGCGGGCTCGGCATCAACCTCGCCTTCCGCCAGTCGTTCCTGAGCGTGGGCTCCGGCACCGGCGCGTTCGTCGCCTTCCTCGCCTTCTACGGCGTCTGCTTCGTGGTCACCTGGGCTGTATACCTTCGCCGCCCGGCCGCCGCACCACAGGCCACAGCTGCCGCATCCGAGGCGAAACCGCAGCTCAGCTATGCCGAGGTGTGA
- a CDS encoding putative T7SS-secreted protein, which translates to MGFNPVPGDTETVQTLRKKLSGCAKVLSDTHDLVTKLLDGSYWKGDAAVAFREQLDGGPLPLNLKNAAHSIGKAAKQLSLWEGELDDFQRQAKKLEEEAKDAQDAVDRAKGRATSAGDSPALDKKGADQEAAQKALDRANTAVEEAEAELEKIRGRARKLAEEHENKAKYRAGKIRDATDKLAPHEPGWFDDALDWLDENLPDILSFVAGVIGVVAILFAGPLGMAMVAALMLTASALSATAFAYRLSDPETRSSLMDGFTKGELDADFWSNVVSVGADMAGAFPGLGAVVGGARGLRGAIRTGSEALTLGQKFATFGTKTMESMQGIARLDNPLTARGVRGLGLNPDTAAKAVAATSGLVGVGTGGFGLYNKVADADDSKYKDGTVAGIDGTRLVIDNGGILNLVRHVF; encoded by the coding sequence TTGGGCTTCAATCCCGTGCCGGGCGACACGGAGACGGTGCAGACGCTCCGTAAGAAGCTCTCCGGTTGCGCCAAAGTCCTCTCGGACACGCACGACTTGGTGACCAAGCTCCTGGACGGCAGCTACTGGAAGGGCGACGCCGCCGTCGCCTTCCGTGAACAGCTCGACGGCGGCCCGCTGCCGCTGAACCTGAAGAACGCGGCGCACTCCATCGGCAAGGCGGCCAAACAGCTGAGCCTCTGGGAGGGCGAACTCGACGACTTCCAGCGCCAGGCGAAGAAGCTGGAGGAGGAGGCCAAGGACGCCCAGGACGCGGTGGACCGTGCCAAGGGGCGCGCCACCAGCGCCGGCGACAGTCCTGCCCTGGACAAGAAGGGTGCCGACCAGGAGGCCGCCCAGAAGGCTCTGGACCGCGCGAACACGGCGGTCGAAGAGGCCGAGGCTGAGTTGGAGAAGATCCGCGGCAGGGCGAGGAAGCTCGCCGAGGAGCACGAGAACAAGGCCAAGTACCGCGCGGGCAAGATCCGCGACGCGACGGACAAGCTGGCGCCGCATGAGCCGGGGTGGTTCGACGACGCGCTGGATTGGCTGGACGAGAATCTGCCTGACATCCTCAGCTTTGTAGCTGGGGTCATCGGGGTCGTGGCGATCCTCTTCGCGGGCCCGTTGGGGATGGCGATGGTGGCGGCGCTGATGCTGACGGCTTCTGCCTTGAGTGCAACTGCCTTCGCATACCGTCTTTCCGACCCCGAGACGCGGTCCTCGCTCATGGACGGCTTCACCAAGGGTGAGCTCGACGCCGACTTCTGGAGCAACGTGGTCTCGGTGGGAGCTGACATGGCGGGGGCATTTCCAGGGCTGGGAGCGGTCGTAGGAGGGGCCAGAGGGTTGAGAGGTGCGATTCGGACCGGGAGCGAAGCCTTGACGCTCGGGCAGAAGTTCGCCACGTTCGGCACCAAGACCATGGAAAGCATGCAAGGCATCGCGCGGCTGGACAATCCGCTGACTGCCCGGGGCGTACGCGGTCTCGGCCTCAACCCTGACACTGCGGCCAAGGCCGTGGCCGCGACCTCGGGCCTGGTGGGTGTGGGTACCGGTGGTTTCGGCCTGTACAACAAGGTGGCGGACGCGGATGACAGCAAATACAAGGACGGTACTGTGGCCGGTATCGACGGTACGCGCCTAGTTATCGACAACGGTGGGATCCTCAACCTTGTCCGCCATGTTTTCTGA
- a CDS encoding DUF397 domain-containing protein, giving the protein MSDLHWQKSTYSPDASNCVYVAAPAPDAIHLRESDEPQIILTTTRDPLSALIRTLKTNPSRRRA; this is encoded by the coding sequence GTGTCCGACCTCCACTGGCAGAAGTCGACGTACAGCCCCGACGCCTCCAACTGCGTCTACGTCGCGGCCCCCGCTCCCGATGCCATCCACCTCCGCGAGAGCGACGAACCGCAGATCATCCTCACAACCACCCGCGATCCCCTGAGCGCCCTGATACGCACCCTGAAGACGAACCCGTCGAGGCGTCGCGCCTGA